The Sebastes fasciatus isolate fSebFas1 chromosome 4, fSebFas1.pri, whole genome shotgun sequence genome window below encodes:
- the LOC141765663 gene encoding microtubule-associated serine/threonine-protein kinase 3-like, with the protein MAPKRRFPIKDEPQATRALKFIQLQLMELAKDCDNKLKNGQVSPNCFVELETQLEKILHETRAACKPPPTKPAKRDFKIIREVSRGAFGTVNLVWHIKTKEIFAMKQIALKYPNQRADVLLERDMLTYLDHPLVVPMYCSFETVGQMYMTMEYVKGGDLEDLLEKERHFRMDMARFYMAELVLAVEYIHSYGILHMDLKPSNLLITKEGHIKVADFGLSKIGSVSTAALMTEADCRRNAREFTDIETCGTPVFMAPELYLKTGYGKPVDWWAAGVILYNLLYGVLPFDGKDRKEVAKLVTEDDIHFPDGGHPSREFARQLVSGLLEKDPVRRLGTRGASEVKRHPFFQGVNWKKLPYETPPYVPDVKKMLDGSGFSCIYLSYIPFLFLFQFGNAVISFTGCPR; encoded by the exons ATGGCACCAAAGAGGAGGTTTCCTATCAAAGACGAGCCTCAGGCCACCCGGGCCCTGAAGTTCATCCAGCTCCAGCTGATGGAGCTGGCCAAAGACTGTGACAACAAGCTGAAGAACGGTCAGGTCAGCCCCAACTGCTTTGTGGAGCTGGAAACCCAACTGGAGAAGATTCTCCACGAG ACCCGCGCAGCCTGCAAGCCTCCTCCAACAAAACCGGCGAAGAGGGACTTCAAAATCATCAGAGAGGTTTCCCGTGGCGCCTTTGG GACTGTAAACCTTGTGTGGCACATCAAGACCAAGGAGATCTTTGCGATGAAGCAGATTGCACTGAAATACCCCAACCAGAGAGCTGATGTTCTGTTGGAACGGGACATGCTCACCTACCTTGACCACCCCCTCGTCGTGCCCATGTACTGCTCGTTTGAGACAGTAGGCCAAATGTACATGACGATGGAGTATGTGAAAG GTGGGGATCTTGAAGACTTGCTGGAGAAGGAAAGGCATTTTCGTATGGACATGGCCCGTTTCTACATGGCAGAGCTTGTCTTGGCTGTGGAGTACATCCACAGCTACGGCATCCTGCACATGGACCTCAAACCCAGCAA TCTGTTGATCACTAAAGAGGGACACATCAAGGTGGCTGATTTCGGGCTGTCCAAGATTGGGTCAGTCAGCACGGCAGCCTTGATGACTGAAGCAGACTGTCGGCGAAATGCCAGAGAGTTCACCGACATAGAG ACATGCGGCACACCTGTCTTCATGGCCCCAGAACTGTACCTAAAGACGGGCTATGGGAAGCCCGTAGACTGGTGGGCCGCAGGAGTGATTCTCTATAATCTCCTGTACGGTGTACTACCTTTCGATGGCAAGGATAGAAAAGAGGTCGCTAAACTTGTGACCGAAG ATGACATCCACTTTCCAGATGGGGGACATCCCAGCCGAGAGTTTGCCAGGCAGCTCGTCAGTGGTCTCTTGGAAAAGGACCCTGTGAGGCGTTTGGGTACAC GAGGAGCCAGTGAGGTGAAAAGACACCCGTTCTTCCAGGGTGTGAACTGGAAGAAGCTCCCCTATGAGACACCTCCATATGTCCCTGATGTGAAAAAGATGCTGGACGGCAGCGGCTTTTCATGTATTTATCTCTCatatattccttttttatttctattccaATTTGGTAATGCAGTGATATctttcaccggttgtccacgttag
- the LOC141765668 gene encoding uncharacterized protein LOC141765668 — protein MLVVAGTPSKLRLTSSDSDDDYGEPPTGQTNFCTVAFRFNKVYGSPMPLSPCTPMASDEGFSDEEDSDDMDFSEACLGQSGQGESKSDNSSPPPHHSAPGQMDSVYFDSDSDGEDNSKFNFRLPCLRQSGRDESQSDSAPTPPPHHAAPVQMDLEYIDRDSEWGDISQHSSEASLRQSGQDESQCDSTPSPAPHHASPVQMDPVEECLSEDLLDATWSLLDIQLQMAELARDLSNTLQNDLVRPNYFMELHSQLVDILQETGEACNPTVEDVSSEEDREPNSQGGWPPTQSPVLLKVSAR, from the exons ATGTTGGTTGTTGCAGGTACTCCTTCAAAGCTGCGCCTCACATCCTCTGATTCTGATGATGACTATGGCGAACCACCTACGGGGCAAACAAACTTCTGCACTGTTGCCTTCCGCTTCAACAAG GTGTACGGCAGCCCAATGCCCCTGTCCCCCTGCACGCCGATGGCGTCTGATGAAGGTTTTTCTGACGAAGAGGACTCCGACGACATGGATTTCAGTGAAGCCTGTCTCGGACAAAGTGGACAGGGCGAAAGTAAATCTGACAATTCTTCACCTCCCCCCCACCACTCCGCTCCAGGCCAAATGGACTCAGTCTACTTTGACAGTGATTCTGATGGAGAGGACAACAGCAAATTTAATTTCAGATTACCCTGTCTCCGACAAAGTGGACGGGACGAAAGTCAATCTGACTCCGCCCCTACACCTCCCCCCCACCACGCTGCTCCAGTCCAAATGGATTTAGAATACATTGACAGGGATTCTGAATGGGGGGACATCAGTCAGCATTCCAGTGAAGCCTCTCTCCGACAAAGTGGACAGGACGAAAGTCAATGTGACTCCACCCCTTCACCTGCCCCCCACCACGCGTCTCCAGTCCAAATGGACCCAGTGGAAGAGTGCCTGAGCGAGGACCTGCTCGATGCCACCTGGTCCCTGCTGGACATCCAGCTCCAGATGGCCGAGCTGGCCAGAGACTTAAGCAACACGCTGCAGAACGATCTGGTCAGGCCCAACTACTTTATGGAGCTCCACAGCCAACTGGTGGATATTCTCCAGGAG ACCGGCGAAGCCTGCAATCCCACTGTTGAGGACGTCTCCAGTGAGGAGGACAGGGAACCAAATAGTCAAGGCGGATGGCCacccacccagagcccggttctgctcaaGGTTTCTGCCCGTTAA